A genome region from Aerosakkonema funiforme FACHB-1375 includes the following:
- a CDS encoding sulfite exporter TauE/SafE family protein — translation MNYLTLIFHSYPLALGFGGLIAGCLAGLLGIGGGIFLVPLMVSLGLTPIQAVATSSFAMLFISISGSLQNWRMGKLNFQKVIILGLPSLATAQLGVYLVKQIPGYLLIGAFGGLLLANIFVIKLQRSFSKTEDIAAPPKHSWLSNLGRFFTGSAAGLLAGLFGIGGGIIMVPLQIALLGEPMNIAAPTSLGVVVLSASSAFTGHAMKGNVLYSIGILLGITGAIGVQIGTRLLPKMPDLIAKLGFQVVLAILPIYFFWQTGMSGGKQPIAQQLEADSQKIPQSLIVIKMPYRERFITTSPHPNVYRLTSTLSNRAA, via the coding sequence ATGAATTACCTGACTTTGATTTTCCACTCCTATCCGCTAGCACTAGGTTTCGGCGGCTTGATTGCAGGGTGTTTGGCTGGGCTTTTGGGCATTGGTGGCGGTATTTTTCTGGTTCCTCTAATGGTTAGCCTCGGTTTGACTCCCATCCAAGCCGTAGCTACGAGTAGCTTTGCTATGTTGTTTATATCTATCTCTGGGAGCTTGCAAAACTGGCGGATGGGCAAGTTGAACTTCCAGAAAGTGATAATCTTGGGGCTTCCTTCCTTGGCGACTGCACAACTGGGAGTTTATTTGGTAAAGCAGATTCCAGGCTATTTACTGATCGGTGCTTTTGGCGGATTATTATTAGCGAATATTTTTGTTATCAAACTCCAGCGAAGCTTCAGTAAAACAGAAGATATCGCCGCACCGCCAAAGCATTCTTGGCTGTCAAATTTGGGACGTTTTTTTACTGGTAGTGCAGCGGGTTTATTGGCGGGTTTATTTGGCATTGGTGGCGGCATAATTATGGTTCCCTTGCAAATTGCGCTGTTAGGAGAACCGATGAATATCGCAGCGCCGACGAGTTTGGGAGTGGTTGTCCTGTCAGCATCCTCAGCTTTCACAGGTCATGCGATGAAAGGAAATGTGCTGTATTCGATCGGTATTTTGTTGGGAATTACAGGTGCGATCGGCGTTCAAATCGGGACGCGACTGCTGCCCAAAATGCCCGATCTAATTGCTAAATTAGGTTTTCAGGTTGTTTTGGCAATTTTACCGATTTACTTTTTTTGGCAAACGGGGATGAGCGGAGGGAAACAACCGATCGCACAGCAGCTAGAAGCAGATAGCCAAAAAATTCCTCAATCTTTAATAGTTATAAAAATGCCATACAGAGAGCGCTTTATTACTACTTCACCACACCCAAACGTCTACCGACTTACCTCGACTTTATCGAATCGAGCAGCATAA
- a CDS encoding MgtC/SapB family protein translates to MFFSSGDWQTIIFRLSTALVVGGAIGYNRQQPGRPAGLRTFMIVSLGSAAFVMIPLQVDGESTFYSTNALSRTIQGVAAGIGFLGAGMILQQSGQKFGKPEVKGLTSAATIWLAAGLGAAAGCGLWQMCLIGTLMALAVLSGVKKIKKSPLIRLNGYKLTKIRQKDTASSQDVQQQ, encoded by the coding sequence ATCTTTTTCAGTTCCGGCGATTGGCAAACTATAATCTTCAGGCTGAGTACCGCACTGGTGGTTGGCGGTGCGATCGGCTATAATCGCCAGCAGCCCGGTAGACCCGCAGGCTTGCGAACCTTCATGATAGTTAGCTTAGGCTCAGCTGCGTTTGTGATGATTCCCTTGCAAGTGGATGGCGAAAGTACCTTTTACTCCACAAATGCTCTGAGTAGAACTATCCAAGGCGTGGCGGCGGGAATCGGATTTCTGGGTGCGGGAATGATTTTGCAACAATCCGGTCAGAAATTTGGTAAACCAGAAGTCAAGGGATTAACCAGCGCCGCAACTATTTGGCTGGCGGCTGGATTGGGTGCAGCAGCAGGTTGTGGATTGTGGCAAATGTGTTTGATCGGAACGCTGATGGCGTTAGCGGTTCTCAGCGGAGTGAAAAAAATCAAGAAATCTCCCTTAATTCGTCTGAATGGCTACAAGTTGACGAAAATACGGCAAAAGGATACTGCTTCTAGCCAAGATGTACAGCAGCAATAA